The following coding sequences lie in one Anguilla anguilla isolate fAngAng1 chromosome 14, fAngAng1.pri, whole genome shotgun sequence genomic window:
- the cercam gene encoding procollagen galactosyltransferase 2, with amino-acid sequence MLFWILVIGAITRLDGYFSEEKNPGESKMQPPTVVIAIIARNAAHSLPYYLGALERLDYPKDRISIWAATDHNVDNTTAILREWLTIMQRFYHYVEWRPMDKPTSYPGEMGPKHWTNGRYEYVMKLKQAALNFAKKRWADYILYADTDNILTNPKTLSLMVAENKSVIAPMLDSQTAYSNYWCGITPQGYYRRTAEYFPTKHRHRLGCYAVPMVHSTVLLDLRKAGTKKLAFHPPHKDYSWPFDDIIVFAFSCRVSEVQMYLCNKERYGYLNVPTKPHHTIEDDQINFVHVQLESMIDGPPMYPSRYIHLLPRQRDLMGFDEIYLINLRRRPDRRDRMLWALNELEIDVKVVDAVDGGALNSSEIKLLGVDLLPGYYDPFSGRTLTKGEVGCFLSHYFIWKEMVDMQLDKALIFEDDIRFQGNVKRRILRLMEEVEKVELDWDIIYLGRKKVKPGDEVAVENVRNLVVADYSYWTLSYAISQQGAQKLINAEPLSKMLPVDEFLPIMYDKHSNEEYKAHFPNRNLQAYSTHPLLVQPCHYAGDPEWVSDTETSTIWDDDSVRTDWRGSFKTLKGSVPTAGLHTAYRDEL; translated from the exons ATGTTGTTTTGGATTCTCGTTATTGGGGCGATTACAAGACTAGACGGTTACTTTTCCGAAGAGAAAAACCCCGGAGAATCGAAAATGCAGCCGCCTACAGTCGTGATTGCAATTATCGCAAGAAATGCTGCCCATTCGCTTCCATACTATCTTGGAGCACTGGAGAGGCTAGACTATCCCAAAGATCGCATCTCGATATG GGCTGCGACTGACCACAACGTCGACAACACCACGGCGATCCTGCGGGAGTGGCTGACCATCATGCAGCGGTTCTACCACTATGTGGAGTGGAGGCCCATGGACAAACCCAC GTCGTACCCTGGGGAAATGGGCCCTAAGCACTGGACTAACGGCCGGTACGAGTACGTCATGAAGCTCAAGCAGGCAGCGCTCAACTTCGCCAAGAAACGCTGGGCTGACTACATCTTG tatgcagacacagacaacaTCCTGACCAACCCAAAAACGCTCAGCCTTATGGTGGCGGAAAACAAGTCGGTTATCGCGCCCATGCTGGACTCTCAGACTGCGTACTCCAATTACTGGTGCGGCATAACCCCTCAG GGATACTACCGCCGCACTGCCGAATACTTCCCTACCAAGCACCGGCATCGGCTCGGCTGCTACGCCGTCCCCATGGTGCACTCCACCGTGCTGTTGGACCTGCGTAAGGCGGGCACCAAGAAGCTGGCCTTCCACCCTCCCCACAAGGACTACTCCTGGCCTTTCGACGACATCATCGTTTTCGCCTTCTCCTGCCGCGTCTCGG AGGTGCAGATGTACCTGTGCAACAAGGAGCGCTACGGCTACCTGAATGTTCCTACAAAGCCTCACCACACCATCGAGGATGACCAAATCAACTTTGTTCATGTGCAGCTGGAGTCCATGA ttgatGGGCCACCCATGTACCCCTCACGGTACATACATTTGCTTCCCAGACAAAGAGACCTCATGGGCTTTGATGAG ATATACCTGATAAATTTACGCCGGCGTCCGGACAGACGGGATAGGATGCTGTGGGCTCTCAACGAGCTGGAGATTGATGTCAAGGTGGTGGACGCTGTGGATGGAGG TGCTCTAAACAGCAGTGAAATCAAGCTTTTGGGCGTTGACCTCCTGCCGGGATACTACGACCCCTTCTCGGGTCGCACCCTGACTAAGGGCGAGGTCGGCTGCTTCCTCAGCCACTACTTCATCTGGAAGGAG ATGGTGGACATGCAGCTGGACAAGGCGCTGATCTTTGAGGATGACATACGTTTCCAGGGCAACGTCAAGCGGCGGATACTGCGCTTGATGGAAGAGGTTGAGAAGGTGGAGCTGGACTGGGACATTAT ATACCTGGGCCGGAAGAAGGTGAAACCGGGAGACGAGGTAGCAGTGGAGAACGTGCGGAATCTGGTGGTGGCAGACTACTCCTATTGGACGCTGTCCTATGCTATCTCTCAGCAGGGGGCCCAGAAGCTCATCAATGCCGAACCTCTCTCCAAGATGCTGCCTGTAGACGAGTTCTTGCCCATCATGTATGACAAACACTCAAA TGAGGAGTACAAGGCCCATTTCCCCAACCGGAACTTGCAGGCGTACTCAACGCACCCCCTTCTGGTGCAGCCCTGCCACTACGCCGGAGACCCGGAGTGGGTGAGCGACACAGAGACCTCCACTATCTGGGACGACGATTCCGTGCGGACGGACTGGCGCGGGTCCTTCAAGACTTTGAAGGGCTCGGTGCCGACAGCGGGACTGCATACCGCGTACCGTGACGAGCTCTAA